The following coding sequences lie in one Mycobacterium sp. Z3061 genomic window:
- the pheA gene encoding prephenate dehydratase, with product MARIAYLGPEGTFTEAALLKMTADGLVPDHDPQPLQPLPVDSTPAALDAVRDGTADYACAPIENSIDGSLAPTLDSLAIGSPLQIYAETTLDVAFDIVVRPGRTAADVHTLAAIGVAAAQVRRWLTTNLPGAQLKPAYSNADAAQQVADGLVDAAVTSPLAGTHRGLEAIAEGVVDESNARTRFVLIGQPGPPPARTGADRTAAVLRIENVPGALLQALTEFAMRGIDLTRIESRPTRTGLGTYMFFVDCVGHVDDDAVAQALMALHRRCADVRYLGSWPTGRAAGVLPPSADEASSWLAGLRNGEIQR from the coding sequence GTGGCCCGCATCGCTTACCTCGGTCCGGAGGGGACGTTCACCGAGGCTGCACTGCTGAAGATGACCGCCGATGGGCTCGTCCCCGACCATGACCCGCAGCCGCTGCAGCCGTTGCCGGTGGACAGCACGCCCGCGGCCTTGGACGCCGTGCGCGACGGCACCGCGGATTACGCCTGCGCACCGATCGAGAACTCGATCGACGGGTCGCTGGCACCTACCCTGGACAGCCTCGCCATCGGCTCACCGCTGCAGATCTACGCCGAGACAACCCTGGATGTGGCGTTCGACATCGTCGTCCGGCCCGGCCGCACCGCCGCCGACGTGCACACGCTGGCCGCCATCGGCGTGGCTGCGGCGCAGGTCCGCCGCTGGCTCACCACCAATCTGCCCGGCGCCCAACTCAAGCCGGCCTACTCCAACGCCGACGCCGCGCAACAGGTGGCCGACGGACTGGTCGATGCCGCCGTCACCTCGCCGCTGGCCGGGACACACCGGGGCCTGGAGGCGATCGCCGAGGGCGTGGTCGACGAATCCAACGCGCGCACCCGGTTCGTGCTGATCGGACAGCCCGGTCCGCCGCCGGCGCGCACCGGCGCCGACCGCACGGCAGCGGTGCTGCGGATCGAGAATGTCCCCGGCGCGCTACTGCAGGCGCTGACCGAGTTCGCCATGCGCGGCATCGACCTGACCCGCATCGAGTCCCGGCCCACCCGAACCGGGCTGGGCACCTACATGTTCTTCGTGGACTGCGTCGGCCATGTCGACGACGATGCCGTCGCCCAGGCACTCATGGCGCTGCACCGACGTTGTGCCGATGTGCGTTACTTGGGTTCCTGGCCGACGGGCCGGGCTGCGGGGGTCCTGCCGCCGTCGGCGGACGAGGCGTCGAGCTGGCTGGCGGGGCTGCGAAACGGGGAGATACAGCGATGA
- a CDS encoding DUF2470 domain-containing protein, translating to MLAVAHPTPTTAERIRSACSRADGALLAIEGREPMVTPVHHLLHDGSFAVAVPRAGADGLECGTQSLLELTDYAPLPVREPVRSLVWVRGRLHRIPPGAVAKVLDLIATEDPDPTLLQVDRPRSTPSDVDEPRYTLLRLVIDSVVVTDATGAEPVSVRDLLAARPDPFCEIESTLLWHLATAHDDVIARLVSRLPAPLRRGHVRPLGLDRYGVRFRVEGNDGDRDIRLPFHKPVDDMHGLRQAIRVLMGCPFVNGLRARR from the coding sequence GTGCTCGCAGTCGCACATCCGACACCCACCACCGCAGAGCGCATACGCAGCGCCTGCTCACGCGCCGACGGCGCCCTGCTGGCGATCGAAGGCCGGGAGCCGATGGTCACGCCCGTGCACCACCTGCTGCACGACGGCTCCTTCGCGGTGGCCGTCCCCCGCGCCGGCGCCGATGGTCTGGAGTGTGGGACTCAGAGTTTGCTGGAATTGACCGACTATGCGCCGCTTCCGGTGCGCGAACCCGTCCGGTCGCTGGTGTGGGTGCGCGGTCGGCTACATCGGATTCCCCCTGGCGCGGTGGCCAAAGTACTGGACCTGATCGCCACCGAGGACCCGGACCCGACGCTGCTCCAGGTGGATAGACCCAGATCTACGCCGTCGGATGTCGATGAGCCTCGCTACACCCTGTTGCGCCTCGTCATCGACTCCGTGGTGGTGACCGACGCGACCGGCGCCGAGCCGGTCTCGGTCCGCGACCTGCTCGCCGCCCGGCCCGACCCCTTCTGCGAAATTGAGTCGACGTTGCTGTGGCACCTCGCCACCGCGCACGACGACGTGATCGCCCGGCTGGTGTCCCGGCTGCCCGCGCCGCTGCGCCGCGGTCACGTACGCCCCCTCGGGCTGGACCGCTACGGCGTGCGCTTCCGCGTCGAGGGCAACGACGGCGACCGCGACATCCGGCTGCCGTTCCACAAGCCGGTCGACGACATGCACGGCCTGCGCCAGGCCATCCGCGTTCTGATGGGATGTCCGTTCGTCAATGGACTGCGCGCACGCCGATAA
- a CDS encoding LCP family protein: MNGDRPPEPPRLRRPSQPPPGQAVPPEPSQVIRRVAPPPRASRAPQRAAAEPPPRPTPTPPRAAAAPPPPAPPKPRRAKRVKRRRLRTIALGLVILLLLATAGALGGMLWFDSAVHRQSVLTDYADRPAPGRGTNWLLVGSDSRQDLTPEQQDQLATGGDVGTGRTDTMMLVHVPGIGSNARTTLVSIPRDSYVPIPGHGRDKINAAFSMGGAPLLAQTVEQATGLRLDHYAEVGFGGFAGLVDALGGVTVCPTEPMRDPLAGLDLHAGCQQLDGRSALGYVRTRATPRADLDRMINQRQFMSALLHRAGSPAVWLNPWRWYSVPRAAAGALTVDRGDHAWDLARLGWALHGATTPMTVPIGEFTDTGVGSVVVWNHDAASALFEALAADAPVPPGALQDQP; the protein is encoded by the coding sequence GTGAACGGCGATCGACCCCCCGAACCGCCCCGATTGCGCAGGCCGAGCCAGCCCCCGCCGGGGCAGGCGGTCCCGCCGGAACCCTCTCAGGTCATTCGCCGGGTCGCACCGCCACCGCGCGCATCACGCGCACCACAACGAGCCGCGGCCGAACCGCCGCCCCGCCCCACACCAACGCCGCCGCGCGCCGCCGCTGCGCCGCCCCCGCCCGCCCCGCCCAAACCCCGGCGGGCGAAGCGCGTCAAGCGCCGCCGGCTCCGCACCATCGCCCTCGGCCTGGTCATACTGCTGCTGCTGGCGACCGCGGGCGCGCTGGGCGGCATGCTGTGGTTCGACTCCGCCGTGCACCGCCAGTCGGTGCTCACCGACTACGCAGACCGTCCCGCTCCCGGTCGCGGAACCAACTGGTTGCTCGTCGGGTCGGACAGCCGCCAGGACCTGACCCCCGAGCAGCAGGACCAGCTGGCCACCGGGGGCGACGTCGGCACCGGCCGTACCGACACGATGATGCTGGTGCACGTGCCGGGGATCGGGTCCAACGCACGGACCACGCTGGTGTCGATACCCCGCGACTCCTACGTGCCGATCCCCGGGCATGGCCGCGACAAGATCAACGCCGCCTTCTCGATGGGCGGTGCGCCATTGCTGGCGCAGACCGTCGAGCAGGCCACCGGCCTGCGCCTGGACCACTACGCCGAGGTCGGGTTCGGCGGCTTCGCCGGTCTCGTCGACGCGCTGGGCGGGGTGACGGTCTGCCCTACCGAGCCGATGCGCGATCCCCTGGCAGGCCTGGACCTGCACGCCGGGTGCCAGCAGCTGGACGGGCGCAGTGCATTGGGTTACGTCAGGACTCGGGCCACCCCGCGGGCGGATCTGGACCGGATGATCAACCAACGCCAGTTCATGTCAGCGCTGCTGCACCGGGCGGGCAGTCCGGCGGTGTGGCTCAACCCGTGGCGTTGGTACTCGGTCCCGCGCGCGGCGGCCGGTGCGCTGACCGTCGACCGCGGAGACCACGCCTGGGACCTGGCCCGGCTCGGTTGGGCGTTGCACGGCGCCACCACACCGATGACGGTTCCGATCGGGGAGTTCACCGACACCGGCGTGGGCTCGGTGGTGGTGTGGAATCACGACGCCGCAAGCGCGCTGTTCGAGGCGCTGGCCGCGGACGCGCCGGTGCCGCCCGGCGCGCTGCAGGACCAGCCGTAA
- a CDS encoding glycerophosphodiester phosphodiesterase encodes MTRADEVLAGHPFVVAHRGASSSRPEHTLAAYDLALKEGADGVECDVRLSRDGHLVCVHDRRLDRTSTGEGLVSTTTLAELRELEYGVWHDSWRPDGAHGDTGLLTLDALVAMVLDWHRPVKIFVETKHPVRYGSLVESKLLALLHRFGIAAPPSADRSRAVVMSFSAAAVWRVRRAAPMLPTVLLGKTGRYLTSSAATAVGATAVGPSLAALRDYPQLVDRSAAQGRSVYCWTVDEYDDIDFCREVGVAWIATNHPGRTKAWLEKRKASESSG; translated from the coding sequence ATGACGCGGGCGGATGAGGTCCTCGCCGGGCACCCTTTCGTGGTTGCCCACCGGGGTGCGTCGTCGTCTCGTCCCGAGCACACCCTGGCCGCCTATGACCTGGCGCTGAAAGAGGGCGCCGACGGCGTGGAATGCGACGTCCGCCTGTCCCGCGACGGTCACCTGGTGTGTGTCCATGACCGCCGTCTGGACCGTACCTCGACCGGCGAGGGGCTGGTCAGCACCACGACGCTGGCCGAGCTGCGCGAACTGGAATACGGCGTGTGGCATGACAGCTGGCGGCCGGACGGCGCGCACGGTGACACCGGCCTGTTGACGCTCGACGCGCTCGTGGCGATGGTGCTGGACTGGCACCGGCCGGTGAAGATCTTCGTCGAGACCAAGCATCCGGTCAGGTACGGCTCACTGGTGGAGAGCAAGCTGCTGGCGCTGTTGCACCGCTTCGGCATCGCCGCACCGCCGTCTGCCGACCGATCGCGCGCGGTGGTGATGTCGTTCTCGGCCGCGGCGGTGTGGCGCGTTCGCCGGGCGGCGCCGATGTTGCCCACGGTGTTGCTGGGCAAAACCGGCCGATACCTGACCAGCAGCGCCGCCACCGCCGTGGGGGCCACCGCGGTGGGGCCTTCGCTGGCCGCCCTGCGGGATTACCCGCAACTGGTTGACCGTTCGGCCGCGCAGGGTAGGTCGGTCTACTGCTGGACCGTCGACGAGTACGACGACATCGACTTCTGCCGCGAGGTCGGGGTGGCGTGGATCGCGACCAACCACCCGGGCCGCACCAAGGCGTGGCTGGAGAAGCGGAAGGCGAGCGAGAGCAGCGGTTGA
- a CDS encoding DUF4328 domain-containing protein: MIQVCSQCGTRWNVRERQRTWCPRCRGALMAPLAETPPGDPRWSAQAGPQPVPAQRTPPRLPPGFRWIAVRPGAAPPIRRTRRPLGPTPRYAAIPRWGLVDRVSPAAATSPEAAVKAGPSPELVRVLMFATQLVLAGAALVYAVRYGLLIYNRNSLLNSLVALAADWLGIAASVAAMAALLWCFVVLVKWLIARRAAAFSYHGLPEHRSARRLWAGCLLPFANLVMAPVYVIELALVEDHYERVRRPIYLWWLAWVVSYLVSLFAIATSLSSDAQGIANNTVMVVFAYLVAAVTITGVARVFEGFERKPVERPAHRWLFVPADQPAPSSAPAPVEPEGQEPAA, translated from the coding sequence GTGATTCAGGTGTGCTCCCAGTGCGGCACGCGGTGGAATGTGCGCGAACGCCAGCGCACCTGGTGCCCCCGCTGCCGAGGCGCGCTGATGGCGCCGCTGGCCGAGACGCCCCCGGGCGATCCCCGGTGGAGCGCTCAGGCCGGTCCGCAGCCGGTGCCCGCACAGCGCACCCCACCCCGCCTCCCGCCGGGTTTCCGGTGGATAGCGGTGCGTCCCGGGGCCGCGCCGCCGATCCGGCGGACACGACGCCCGCTGGGGCCGACCCCGCGGTACGCCGCGATTCCTCGCTGGGGCCTGGTGGACCGCGTAAGTCCGGCTGCGGCCACGTCGCCGGAGGCCGCCGTGAAGGCCGGGCCGAGCCCCGAGCTCGTGCGCGTGCTGATGTTCGCGACCCAGTTGGTGCTCGCCGGCGCCGCACTGGTGTACGCGGTGCGCTACGGGCTGCTGATCTACAACCGCAACTCGCTGCTGAATTCGCTGGTCGCGCTGGCCGCGGACTGGCTGGGAATCGCCGCCAGTGTGGCGGCGATGGCGGCCCTGCTGTGGTGCTTCGTGGTGCTCGTGAAGTGGTTGATCGCCCGGCGTGCCGCCGCATTCAGCTACCACGGTCTGCCCGAACATCGTTCGGCCCGACGATTATGGGCCGGCTGCCTGCTGCCCTTCGCCAACCTCGTGATGGCGCCCGTCTACGTGATCGAACTGGCCCTCGTAGAAGATCACTACGAGCGGGTGCGCAGGCCGATCTATCTGTGGTGGCTCGCGTGGGTCGTCAGTTACCTGGTGTCTCTGTTCGCCATCGCGACGAGCTTGTCCAGCGACGCGCAGGGCATCGCCAACAACACCGTGATGGTGGTGTTCGCATACCTGGTTGCCGCGGTCACCATCACCGGGGTCGCCCGCGTCTTCGAAGGATTCGAGCGCAAGCCCGTGGAGCGGCCAGCGCACCGGTGGCTCTTCGTGCCGGCCGATCAACCCGCCCCGTCGTCAGCACCTGCTCCGGTTGAGCCGGAGGGACAGGAACCGGCAGCATAG
- a CDS encoding superoxide dismutase, which translates to MAEYTLPDLDWDYAALEPHISGQINEIHHSKHHATYVKGVNDAVAKLEEARAKGDHSAIFLNEKNLAFHLGGHVNHSIWWKNLSPDGGDKPTGDLAAAIDDQFGSFDKFQAQFSAAANGLQGSGWAVLGYDTLGGRLLTFQLYDQQANVPLGVIPLLQVDMWEHAFYLQYKNVKADYVKAFWNVVNWADVQSRYEAATSKTSGLIFP; encoded by the coding sequence GTGGCTGAATACACCCTGCCCGACTTGGACTGGGACTACGCAGCACTAGAGCCGCACATCTCTGGTCAGATCAACGAGATCCACCACAGCAAGCACCACGCCACCTACGTCAAAGGCGTCAACGACGCCGTCGCGAAGCTCGAAGAGGCACGCGCCAAGGGCGACCACTCGGCCATCTTCTTGAACGAGAAGAACCTGGCTTTCCACCTGGGCGGTCACGTCAACCACTCCATCTGGTGGAAGAACCTCTCGCCGGACGGCGGCGACAAGCCGACGGGTGACCTGGCCGCCGCGATCGACGACCAGTTCGGCTCGTTCGACAAGTTCCAGGCTCAGTTCAGTGCGGCTGCCAACGGTCTGCAGGGTTCCGGCTGGGCCGTATTGGGCTACGACACCCTGGGCGGCAGGCTGCTGACGTTCCAGCTCTACGACCAGCAGGCCAACGTCCCGCTCGGCGTCATTCCGCTGTTGCAGGTCGACATGTGGGAGCACGCTTTCTACCTGCAGTACAAGAACGTCAAGGCGGACTACGTCAAGGCGTTCTGGAACGTGGTCAACTGGGCGGACGTGCAGTCCCGCTACGAAGCCGCCACTTCGAAGACCTCGGGGTTGATCTTCCCCTGA
- a CDS encoding peptidase produces the protein MDAGSGRPIGVSPFHARGALKGFVISGRWPDSTKEWAQLLMVAVRVASLPGLLATTTVFGAREELPDEPEPGTVGLVLAEGTVFGETAIQPGYFADHQPPALLMLHPPSETTPSLPECTGAASGCVLLPGLPYLGLEHRAAWVEAEADGTITSMVSRVGVDPISHPDTAILAMLLAA, from the coding sequence ATGGATGCTGGGTCTGGCCGGCCTATAGGGGTGTCTCCTTTTCATGCTCGCGGTGCCCTGAAAGGGTTTGTTATCTCTGGGCGTTGGCCCGATTCCACCAAGGAATGGGCGCAGCTGCTGATGGTCGCCGTCCGGGTGGCGTCACTGCCCGGATTGCTTGCCACCACAACGGTGTTCGGCGCCCGCGAAGAACTTCCGGACGAGCCCGAGCCCGGGACCGTCGGTCTCGTACTCGCCGAGGGCACAGTGTTCGGCGAAACGGCCATTCAGCCAGGGTATTTCGCCGATCACCAGCCTCCCGCACTGCTGATGCTGCACCCGCCCTCGGAGACGACACCGTCCCTGCCGGAGTGCACCGGCGCCGCCTCGGGTTGCGTGCTGCTGCCCGGCTTGCCGTACCTGGGACTGGAACACCGGGCCGCGTGGGTGGAAGCCGAGGCCGACGGCACCATCACCTCGATGGTGAGCCGCGTCGGCGTGGACCCGATCAGCCATCCGGATACCGCGATTCTGGCGATGCTGCTCGCTGCCTAG
- a CDS encoding transcriptional regulator, which translates to MSTTFAARLNRLFDTVYPPGRGPHTSAEVIAALKAEGVTMSAPYLSQLRSGNRTNPSSATMAALANFFRIKSSYFTDDDYYEKLDKELQFYATVRDDGVRRIAGKAHGLSPEAQQKVLDRIDELRRAEGLDA; encoded by the coding sequence ATGAGCACGACGTTCGCTGCCCGCCTGAACCGCCTGTTTGACACGGTTTATCCACCGGGTAGGGGCCCGCACACCTCGGCGGAGGTGATCGCCGCGCTCAAGGCGGAGGGCGTCACGATGTCGGCTCCCTATTTGTCGCAGCTACGTTCCGGCAACCGCACGAACCCGTCGTCAGCAACCATGGCCGCCCTGGCCAACTTCTTCCGGATCAAGTCCTCGTACTTCACCGACGACGATTACTACGAGAAGCTCGACAAGGAGTTGCAGTTCTACGCGACCGTGCGCGACGACGGCGTGCGCCGTATCGCCGGGAAGGCACACGGACTGTCCCCGGAAGCCCAGCAGAAGGTGCTGGACCGGATCGACGAGTTGCGCCGCGCCGAAGGCCTCGACGCCTGA
- a CDS encoding DUF6474 family protein codes for MGLFRKRKSRATRRAEARAIKARAKLEARLSAKNERRRIKSAQKAADKALAAQLKAQKDSDRVALKVAETELKAAREGRLLSPTRIRRTLTVSRLLAPVLAPLIYRAAIAARGMIDQRRADQLGIPLAQIGQFSGHGARLSARVAGAEQSLRAVQEKKPKDPETKQFVAAISERLADLSAAITAAENMPTQRRRAAHAAISTQLDGIEGDLLARLGL; via the coding sequence ATGGGCCTGTTCCGCAAGCGAAAGAGCCGTGCGACCCGTCGCGCCGAAGCCCGCGCGATCAAGGCCCGCGCGAAGCTGGAGGCCCGCCTGTCGGCGAAGAACGAGCGGCGCCGCATCAAGTCTGCTCAGAAGGCGGCCGACAAGGCGCTCGCCGCCCAGCTCAAGGCGCAGAAGGACAGCGATCGGGTGGCGCTGAAGGTTGCCGAGACCGAGCTCAAAGCGGCACGCGAAGGCCGGCTCCTTTCGCCGACCCGAATCCGCCGGACCTTGACGGTGTCCCGCCTGCTGGCACCGGTGCTGGCGCCACTGATCTACCGGGCCGCCATCGCCGCCCGCGGGATGATCGACCAGCGCCGGGCCGATCAGCTCGGCATCCCGCTGGCTCAGATCGGCCAGTTCTCCGGTCACGGCGCGCGGTTGTCGGCCCGGGTCGCCGGGGCCGAGCAGTCGCTTCGGGCGGTGCAAGAGAAGAAGCCGAAGGATCCCGAAACCAAGCAGTTCGTCGCCGCCATCAGTGAGCGTCTCGCCGACCTGTCCGCCGCGATCACCGCCGCGGAGAACATGCCGACGCAACGGCGGCGGGCCGCACACGCTGCCATCTCGACGCAACTCGACGGGATCGAAGGCGACCTGCTGGCCCGCCTCGGCCTGTGA
- a CDS encoding nucleoid-structuring protein H-NS, giving the protein MADPQDRPEGEPQSGPPAKKALAKKAAAAKAQAKKAPAKKAATGGGPAKVPAKKAPAKKAPAKKVPAKEAQPAPKLVEQPAEAPADLQQRAETNGQLAAAKDAAAQAKSTVEKAENALPLEPSESSPLQSPGPWLVAITLSLLAMLLVRQLRRR; this is encoded by the coding sequence ATGGCAGACCCGCAGGATCGACCCGAAGGCGAGCCCCAATCCGGCCCGCCGGCCAAGAAGGCACTCGCGAAGAAGGCCGCGGCCGCTAAAGCGCAGGCCAAGAAGGCACCGGCCAAGAAGGCCGCCACCGGAGGCGGGCCGGCCAAAGTGCCGGCCAAGAAAGCGCCCGCGAAGAAGGCACCGGCCAAGAAGGTCCCCGCCAAGGAGGCACAGCCGGCCCCGAAGTTGGTGGAGCAGCCCGCCGAGGCGCCCGCCGACCTGCAGCAGCGCGCAGAAACGAACGGACAACTCGCCGCCGCCAAAGATGCCGCCGCACAAGCGAAGTCGACCGTGGAAAAGGCGGAGAACGCGCTGCCGCTGGAGCCCTCCGAGTCGTCGCCGCTGCAATCCCCCGGCCCGTGGTTGGTCGCGATCACACTGAGCCTGCTGGCCATGCTGTTGGTCCGGCAACTGCGCCGCCGCTGA
- the rraA gene encoding ribonuclease E activity regulator RraA has product MTVAFRPTADLVDDIGPDVRSCDVQFRQFGARTEFAGPISTVRCFQDNALLKSILSEPGDGGVLVIDGGGSLHTALVGDLIAELARSNGWAGLIVNGAVRDAAALRGIDIGIKALGTNPRKSTKTGAGDRDIEIALGGVTFAPGEVAYSDDDGVVVVAAGD; this is encoded by the coding sequence ATGACGGTGGCCTTCCGCCCGACGGCTGACCTCGTCGACGACATCGGACCCGACGTCCGCAGCTGCGATGTGCAATTCCGGCAGTTCGGCGCCCGCACGGAATTCGCCGGACCGATCAGCACCGTCCGCTGCTTTCAGGACAACGCTCTGCTGAAGTCGATACTGTCGGAGCCCGGTGACGGCGGGGTCCTGGTGATCGACGGCGGCGGCTCACTCCACACCGCACTGGTCGGCGATCTGATCGCCGAACTGGCCCGCTCCAACGGCTGGGCCGGCCTGATCGTCAACGGCGCGGTACGCGACGCCGCCGCCCTGCGCGGCATCGACATCGGCATCAAGGCCCTGGGCACCAACCCCCGCAAGAGCACCAAGACCGGCGCCGGGGATCGTGACATCGAAATCGCTTTGGGCGGTGTGACATTCGCGCCGGGCGAAGTAGCCTACAGCGACGACGACGGCGTTGTCGTCGTCGCTGCAGGAGATTGA
- a CDS encoding NAD(P)/FAD-dependent oxidoreductase yields MTEHLDVVIVGAGISGVSAAWHLQDRCPTKSFAILEKRADMGGTWDLFRYPGIRSDSDMYTLGFRFRPWTERQAIADGKPILDYVKSTAAMYGIDKHIRFQQQVIAADWSTADNRWTLQIDSNGTRSELTCSFLFLCSGYYNYEKGYAPTFTGAEDFTGPIIHPQHWPEDLDYQDKNIVVIGSGATAVTLVPALANSGAKHVTMLQRSPTYIVSQPEADGIADKLNRYLPEKAAYTAIRWKNVVRQAAVYGACKKWPRRMRKTLMGLAQRQLPEGYDVRKHFGPHYSPWDQRLCLVPNGDLFRAIRHGKADVVTDTIERFTATGLRLNSGTELQADIIVTATGLNLQLFGGATTSIDDEPLDLTKTMAYKGMMLSGIPNMVYTVGYTNASWTLKADLVSEFACRLINYMDDKGYDTVVVDEPAPDVEDRPFMEFTPGYVLRSLDELPKQGSRTPWRLNQNYLRDIHLIRRGKIADEGLRFAKKPAPVTV; encoded by the coding sequence ATGACTGAGCACCTTGACGTCGTCATCGTGGGCGCAGGCATCTCGGGGGTCAGCGCGGCCTGGCATCTGCAGGACCGGTGCCCGACGAAGAGCTTCGCCATCCTGGAAAAGCGGGCGGACATGGGCGGCACCTGGGACCTGTTCCGCTACCCGGGCATCCGTTCCGACTCGGACATGTACACGCTGGGTTTCCGCTTCCGGCCCTGGACCGAACGCCAGGCCATCGCCGACGGCAAGCCGATCCTGGACTACGTCAAGAGCACCGCGGCCATGTACGGCATCGACAAGCACATCCGCTTCCAGCAGCAGGTCATCGCCGCTGACTGGTCCACCGCCGACAACCGGTGGACCCTGCAGATCGACAGCAACGGCACGCGAAGCGAACTCACCTGCTCGTTCCTGTTCCTGTGCAGCGGCTACTACAACTACGAAAAGGGTTACGCGCCCACCTTCACCGGCGCCGAGGACTTCACCGGTCCGATCATCCACCCCCAGCACTGGCCCGAGGACCTCGACTACCAGGACAAGAACATCGTGGTGATCGGCAGTGGCGCAACGGCCGTGACTCTGGTTCCGGCACTTGCCAATTCGGGTGCCAAGCACGTCACTATGCTGCAGCGCTCGCCGACCTACATCGTGTCGCAGCCGGAGGCGGACGGCATCGCCGACAAGCTCAACCGCTACCTGCCGGAGAAAGCGGCCTACACCGCGATCCGGTGGAAGAACGTGGTGCGGCAGGCGGCCGTATACGGTGCCTGCAAGAAGTGGCCCCGGCGGATGCGAAAGACCTTGATGGGCCTCGCCCAGCGTCAACTGCCCGAAGGTTACGACGTGCGAAAGCATTTCGGGCCGCACTACAGCCCGTGGGACCAGCGGTTGTGTCTGGTGCCCAACGGCGACCTGTTCCGCGCCATCCGGCATGGCAAGGCCGACGTGGTGACCGACACCATCGAGCGGTTCACCGCTACCGGATTGCGGCTCAACTCCGGCACCGAGTTGCAGGCCGACATCATAGTCACCGCAACGGGTTTGAACCTGCAACTGTTCGGCGGCGCGACCACCAGCATCGACGACGAGCCGCTGGATCTGACCAAGACGATGGCCTACAAGGGCATGATGCTCTCCGGCATCCCGAACATGGTCTACACCGTCGGCTACACCAACGCGTCGTGGACGCTCAAGGCGGACCTGGTTTCTGAATTCGCTTGCCGCCTGATCAATTACATGGACGACAAGGGTTATGACACCGTGGTGGTCGACGAGCCGGCCCCCGACGTCGAGGACCGTCCTTTCATGGAGTTCACTCCGGGTTACGTGCTGCGCTCACTGGATGAGCTGCCGAAGCAGGGCTCGCGTACGCCATGGCGGCTGAACCAGAACTATCTGCGTGACATCCACCTGATCCGGCGGGGCAAGATCGCCGACGAAGGTCTGCGGTTTGCCAAAAAGCCCGCACCGGTGACTGTCTGA